From Actinopolyspora lacussalsi, a single genomic window includes:
- a CDS encoding putative cupredoxin-like copper-binding protein (product_source=COG4454; cleavage_site_network=SignalP-noTM; cog=COG4454; superfamily=89392), translated as MRRLAIGLTALALTGVTACGTGQTTQSSGNPSGDASEKTEQSLSPLSNVSALSDTVGDAMQESSTVKMSMRAENFPAEAAKTMNYDCDLELVGQNMHCTGFMDFIMESDTMYMKFPKEMREQRGMTKPWVEMSPEDMGQTSADFSELTKFSDIERMLPEGAEISEKRKTELEGEKAVRYDVAVDMNVMAEKGEEQNRSNAQEMLKGGVEKLHYVYWVDERGLLMRVIAKMPPIGGAPEDARMVIDYSDWGKKVDISAPPAEEVNKQFTQGPA; from the coding sequence ATGCGAAGACTGGCCATCGGGCTGACAGCACTGGCCCTGACGGGCGTCACCGCCTGCGGGACCGGACAGACCACTCAGTCGAGTGGTAACCCGTCCGGTGACGCGTCCGAGAAGACCGAGCAGAGCCTGAGTCCGCTGTCGAACGTCTCGGCACTCAGCGACACGGTCGGCGACGCGATGCAGGAGAGCTCCACCGTCAAGATGAGCATGCGGGCGGAGAATTTCCCGGCCGAGGCGGCGAAGACGATGAACTACGACTGCGACTTGGAGCTGGTCGGCCAGAACATGCACTGCACCGGCTTCATGGATTTCATCATGGAGTCGGACACCATGTACATGAAGTTCCCGAAGGAGATGCGGGAACAGCGTGGGATGACCAAACCGTGGGTCGAGATGTCGCCCGAGGACATGGGACAGACCAGTGCGGATTTCAGTGAGCTGACCAAGTTCAGCGACATCGAACGCATGCTGCCCGAGGGCGCGGAGATCAGCGAGAAGCGGAAAACCGAGCTCGAGGGTGAAAAGGCGGTCCGCTACGACGTGGCCGTCGACATGAACGTGATGGCCGAGAAGGGCGAAGAGCAGAACCGGAGCAACGCCCAGGAGATGCTCAAGGGCGGCGTCGAGAAGCTCCACTACGTGTACTGGGTCGACGAACGCGGCCTGCTGATGCGGGTCATCGCCAAAATGCCTCCCATCGGGGGAGCCCCCGAGGACGCGCGAATGGTGATCGACTACTCGGACTGGGGCAAGAAGGTCGACATCTCGGCACCGCCCGCCGAAGAGGTGAACAAACAGTTCACCCAGGGTCCGGCATGA
- a CDS encoding RNA polymerase sigma-70 factor (ECF subfamily) (product_source=KO:K03088; cath_funfam=1.10.10.10,1.10.1740.10; cog=COG1595; ko=KO:K03088; pfam=PF04542,PF08281; superfamily=88659,88946; tigrfam=TIGR02947): MPGTNGQASTAENEQPAETGEQQQRDEVTRAEESEATETAEQRVARFERDAMPLLDQLYGAALRMTRNAADAEDLVQETYLKAYSAFKSYTRGTNLKAWLYRILTNTYINGYRKRQRQPQQQPTDEIADWQLAQAESHTSSGLRSAELEALDRLPDTDVKYALQQLAEEFRMVVYLADVEGFAYKEIAEIMDTPIGTVMSRLHRGRRQLRGMLTDVARERGFLRSEEREVSTP; this comes from the coding sequence GTGCCTGGTACCAATGGGCAGGCCAGTACTGCCGAGAACGAGCAGCCGGCGGAAACCGGTGAGCAGCAGCAACGGGACGAGGTCACTCGGGCGGAGGAATCCGAGGCGACCGAGACGGCCGAACAACGGGTCGCCCGCTTCGAGCGTGACGCGATGCCGCTGCTGGATCAGCTCTACGGTGCCGCCCTGCGGATGACGCGCAACGCGGCCGATGCCGAGGATCTCGTGCAGGAGACCTACCTCAAGGCGTATTCGGCGTTCAAGTCCTACACCAGGGGGACCAATCTCAAGGCCTGGTTGTACCGCATCCTTACCAACACCTACATCAACGGTTACCGCAAGCGTCAGCGACAGCCGCAGCAACAGCCCACCGACGAGATAGCCGACTGGCAGTTGGCGCAGGCCGAGAGTCACACCTCCAGCGGACTGCGCTCCGCCGAGCTGGAGGCACTCGACAGGTTGCCGGACACCGACGTGAAGTACGCGTTGCAACAGCTCGCGGAAGAGTTCCGCATGGTGGTTTACCTGGCGGATGTCGAGGGGTTCGCCTACAAGGAAATCGCCGAGATCATGGACACTCCGATCGGCACGGTCATGTCCCGATTGCACCGTGGGCGCAGGCAACTGCGCGGGATGCTGACCGACGTGGCGCGTGAACGTGGCTTCCTGCGGTCCGAGGAGCGGGAGGTGAGCACGCCGTGA
- a CDS encoding biotin carboxyl carrier protein (product_source=COG0511; cath_funfam=2.40.50.100; cog=COG0511; pfam=PF00364; superfamily=51230), with the protein MAHEIRAEMVANVMTVDVSPGDQLGNGDSVVVLESMKMEIPVLTERPGRVDEIAVSPGDVVREGDLLAVIENPN; encoded by the coding sequence GTGGCACACGAAATACGCGCCGAGATGGTTGCCAACGTCATGACCGTCGACGTGAGCCCGGGCGATCAGCTCGGCAACGGGGACTCGGTGGTCGTGCTGGAGTCGATGAAGATGGAGATCCCGGTGCTCACCGAGCGCCCGGGGCGGGTCGACGAGATCGCCGTCAGCCCGGGCGACGTGGTCCGGGAAGGGGACCTGCTGGCCGTGATCGAGAACCCGAACTGA
- a CDS encoding mycothiol system anti-sigma-R factor (product_source=TIGR03988; cog=COG5660; pfam=PF13490; smart=SM00734; tigrfam=TIGR03988), translating to MSCCEDPRASCEDVLAEVWLFLDNECDQERRAALRKHLDECNSCLEHYGIEEHLKELLHRKCGGEHAPAELHDRLRSSIRENVLRQAEVTVEDGPEGASVEVRSRPTSSAE from the coding sequence GTGAGCTGTTGCGAAGACCCGCGGGCTTCCTGCGAGGACGTGCTCGCCGAGGTGTGGCTGTTCTTGGACAACGAGTGCGACCAGGAGCGGCGAGCCGCGCTGCGCAAGCACCTCGACGAGTGCAACTCCTGCCTGGAGCACTACGGAATCGAAGAGCACCTAAAGGAGTTGCTGCACCGCAAGTGCGGTGGGGAGCACGCTCCCGCCGAGTTGCACGACAGGCTGCGTAGTTCGATCCGCGAGAACGTGCTGCGCCAGGCCGAGGTGACCGTCGAGGACGGCCCCGAGGGCGCCTCGGTCGAGGTGCGGAGCAGGCCGACCTCTTCGGCGGAGTGA
- a CDS encoding putative SOS response-associated peptidase YedK (product_source=COG2135; cath_funfam=3.90.1680.10; cog=COG2135; pfam=PF02586; superfamily=143081) has translation MCGRYASSKAPSELAAEFDARDETGSRAPEPDYNVAPTKPVFSIVQRHPRDAEGSPDPDRSERTVRVMRWGLVPKWAKDPSVGSRMINARSETVATKPAFRGAVRYYRCLLPADGWYEWKRDSSPKQPYYVTNPDDSSLGMAGIWATWRDPAEPEAEPLVSCAVLTTEAVGELAEVHERMPLVLASRDWAEWLDPDNQDVTDLLVPPSGELVERLRMRPVSRAVNSVANNSPGLTEPVPEKDALFGS, from the coding sequence ATGTGCGGTAGATACGCCTCGTCGAAGGCGCCGAGCGAGCTCGCCGCCGAGTTCGACGCGCGGGACGAGACCGGTTCCCGGGCGCCGGAGCCCGACTACAACGTCGCTCCGACCAAACCGGTGTTCAGTATCGTCCAGCGGCACCCGAGAGACGCCGAGGGCAGTCCCGATCCGGACCGCTCCGAACGCACCGTGCGGGTGATGCGTTGGGGACTGGTGCCGAAATGGGCCAAGGATCCCTCGGTGGGAAGCCGGATGATCAACGCCCGCTCCGAGACCGTGGCCACCAAACCGGCGTTTCGGGGGGCTGTTCGTTATTACCGTTGCCTGCTGCCTGCCGACGGCTGGTACGAGTGGAAACGGGACAGCAGCCCCAAGCAGCCCTACTACGTCACCAACCCGGACGACTCCAGTCTCGGCATGGCGGGAATCTGGGCCACCTGGCGCGACCCGGCGGAGCCGGAGGCCGAGCCGCTGGTCAGCTGTGCCGTGCTTACCACCGAAGCGGTTGGTGAGCTCGCCGAGGTGCACGAACGCATGCCGCTGGTGCTCGCGTCCCGGGACTGGGCGGAATGGCTGGACCCGGACAACCAGGACGTCACGGATCTGCTGGTGCCGCCTTCGGGGGAGCTGGTGGAGCGACTACGGATGCGCCCCGTCTCGCGTGCGGTCAACAGTGTGGCCAACAACAGTCCGGGACTGACCGAGCCGGTACCCGAGAAGGACGCGCTGTTCGGATCATGA
- a CDS encoding ribosome biogenesis GTPase (product_source=KO:K06949; cath_funfam=1.10.40.50,2.60.40.10,3.40.50.300; cog=COG1162; ko=KO:K06949; pfam=PF03193; superfamily=52540; tigrfam=TIGR00157), with protein sequence MTKRGWRDLDESDVRVRPNRRNSRPRSKQRPGHSDALVGMVVAVDRGRWTCAVDGDPRQQVVAMRAKELGRTPVVIGDRVWLVGDTSGEPDTLARIVRVEERTSVLRRTADDTDPYERVVVANAEQLVIVSSLWDPPPRSGFIDRCLVAAYAGGLTPVLCLTKADLAAPEDWISGYAELGISVLTTRLDAEPTELRAALDGRVSALVGHSGVGKSTLVNRLVPDAERAIGRVSEVGKGRHTSTSAVAMAMPEDIGGWVVDTPGIRSFGLAHVTASDLVDSFEDLAAAAEECPPNCGHLGGTEDPDCHLDTFVAEEGHEAQLNSLRRLLRSRAGRDE encoded by the coding sequence ATGACCAAGCGGGGGTGGCGAGACCTCGACGAGTCCGATGTCCGGGTGCGCCCGAACCGGCGCAACAGCAGACCCCGCAGCAAGCAACGCCCCGGACACTCCGATGCGCTCGTGGGGATGGTGGTGGCCGTCGACCGGGGCAGGTGGACGTGCGCCGTCGACGGTGACCCCCGGCAGCAGGTGGTTGCCATGCGTGCCAAGGAGCTGGGCCGAACCCCCGTAGTGATCGGTGATCGCGTCTGGCTGGTGGGTGACACCTCCGGCGAGCCGGACACGCTGGCCCGGATCGTGCGGGTCGAGGAGCGAACCAGCGTGCTGCGGCGTACCGCCGATGACACCGATCCGTACGAACGAGTGGTGGTCGCCAACGCCGAGCAGCTGGTGATCGTGAGTTCGCTGTGGGACCCACCGCCCCGCTCCGGGTTCATCGATCGCTGCCTGGTCGCCGCCTACGCCGGTGGGCTCACCCCGGTGCTGTGCCTGACCAAGGCGGATCTGGCGGCTCCGGAGGATTGGATCTCCGGTTACGCGGAGCTGGGGATCTCCGTGCTCACTACTCGCCTCGACGCCGAACCCACGGAACTGCGGGCCGCGCTGGACGGCCGCGTCTCCGCACTGGTGGGACATTCCGGGGTGGGGAAATCGACGCTGGTCAATCGCCTCGTGCCCGATGCGGAGCGGGCTATCGGACGCGTCAGCGAGGTAGGCAAGGGCAGGCACACCTCGACCTCGGCGGTGGCGATGGCGATGCCCGAAGACATCGGCGGCTGGGTCGTGGACACCCCGGGGATACGGTCCTTCGGACTTGCACACGTCACCGCGAGCGATCTCGTGGACTCGTTCGAGGACCTCGCCGCGGCGGCTGAGGAATGTCCGCCGAACTGCGGTCATCTCGGGGGTACCGAGGATCCGGACTGCCACCTCGACACGTTCGTGGCCGAGGAAGGTCACGAAGCGCAGCTGAACTCGCTGCGGAGACTGCTGCGCTCTCGCGCCGGGCGTGACGAGTGA
- a CDS encoding WS/DGAT/MGAT family acyltransferase (product_source=TIGR02946; pfam=PF03007,PF06974; superfamily=52777; tigrfam=TIGR02946), with amino-acid sequence MSDRLSALDASFLYLEDHTTPMHVGGVAVFRRPSSGFDYDSVVSFIERKLALVPRYRQKVVQIPGRLARPVWVDDQNFDISYHVRRSALPKPGNDEQLHDLTQRLMSRKLDTTRPLWEVYLVEGLSEDRTAVITKTHQAMIDGIGAIDIGQLILQSTPADSSAEHTGPWLPRPEPGAVQLAVNAVTEAVRRPGEVVENIRATTVDATATLRKLSGAVAGLYSALRTAAVPPPGTPLNGTTSSQRRFAVARARLEDLRNVRRQHGGTINDVVLAVLTGAFRNWLLSRGEAVTTRSTVRAMVPVSVRADGPAAVARAELGDLPFDEVSSYLVDLPVGEPSPSIRLHQVSHAMRAHAESGQSVGADALVRLSGFAPPTLHALGARVASGLSNRLFNVLVTNVPGPQVPLYAAGAPMSEIFPVVPLVKNQSLAVGITSYNGGLFIGLNADRAAMPDVDVLAAMIEESVEEMIGTVEV; translated from the coding sequence ATGTCCGATCGGTTGTCCGCACTGGATGCCTCATTCCTGTATCTGGAGGACCACACCACACCGATGCACGTCGGAGGTGTGGCTGTTTTTCGGCGGCCGAGCTCCGGATTCGACTACGACAGTGTGGTTTCGTTCATCGAACGCAAGCTCGCGCTGGTGCCGCGTTACCGCCAGAAAGTCGTGCAGATCCCGGGTCGACTCGCCAGACCGGTTTGGGTGGACGATCAGAATTTCGACATCAGTTACCACGTACGTCGTTCCGCACTACCCAAACCCGGCAACGACGAGCAGCTGCACGACCTCACCCAGCGGTTGATGTCGCGGAAACTGGACACCACTCGGCCGCTGTGGGAAGTCTACCTGGTGGAGGGGCTCTCCGAGGATCGAACAGCGGTGATCACGAAGACCCATCAGGCCATGATCGACGGTATCGGGGCTATCGACATCGGCCAGCTGATCCTGCAGAGCACTCCCGCTGACTCATCGGCGGAGCACACCGGTCCCTGGCTGCCGCGCCCCGAGCCGGGCGCCGTTCAACTCGCCGTCAACGCGGTCACGGAGGCTGTTCGGCGTCCGGGGGAGGTGGTGGAGAACATTCGTGCCACTACCGTCGACGCCACCGCCACGCTGCGCAAGTTGTCGGGAGCCGTGGCGGGGCTCTACTCCGCACTGCGCACCGCCGCTGTTCCGCCGCCGGGGACCCCGTTGAACGGAACCACTTCGTCGCAGCGGCGGTTCGCCGTTGCCCGGGCGCGGCTCGAGGACCTCCGGAACGTGCGGCGGCAGCACGGCGGAACCATCAACGATGTGGTGCTGGCCGTGCTCACCGGGGCTTTCCGGAACTGGTTACTTTCGCGGGGTGAGGCGGTGACCACTCGTAGTACCGTTCGCGCGATGGTTCCGGTCTCGGTCCGAGCCGATGGCCCCGCGGCAGTGGCGCGCGCCGAACTCGGCGACCTCCCGTTCGACGAGGTCTCCTCGTACCTGGTGGATCTGCCGGTGGGTGAGCCCAGCCCGAGTATCAGGCTGCATCAGGTGAGTCACGCCATGCGTGCCCACGCCGAATCGGGACAGTCCGTGGGAGCGGACGCACTGGTGCGGCTTTCCGGATTCGCCCCTCCGACCCTGCACGCCCTGGGGGCCAGGGTCGCCAGTGGGCTGTCCAACCGGCTCTTCAACGTGCTGGTGACCAACGTTCCCGGCCCGCAGGTACCGTTGTACGCGGCCGGTGCGCCGATGTCCGAGATATTTCCGGTGGTCCCGTTGGTGAAGAACCAGTCGTTGGCCGTCGGGATCACTTCCTACAACGGGGGACTGTTCATCGGCCTCAACGCCGACAGGGCAGCCATGCCGGACGTGGATGTCCTTGCTGCGATGATCGAGGAGTCGGTTGAAGAGATGATCGGAACGGTCGAGGTATGA
- a CDS encoding 23S rRNA (guanosine2251-2'-O)-methyltransferase (product_source=KO:K03218; cath_funfam=3.30.1330.30,3.40.1280.10; cog=COG0566; ko=KO:K03218; pfam=PF00588,PF08032; smart=SM00967; superfamily=75217), whose amino-acid sequence MPETSPRDRFVTVYGRKPVLEALSDLELRVDKVVLAEGISGGIVREIKEAADDRAVPVRRASAQRVKVLAGNGRHDQGVIADVVARKMRPLEDALADPATAPRSMLLLDGLTTPANVGMILRTATASGMDGIVLPHRGVANVDPLVVKASAGIAFHAPILRSPDAGTAAEALSEAGYPLYSLDAHAGTNLFRADFPNRAVFVLGSETAGLSEEVGQRITERLRIPMYGGVESLNVAAAAGVICYELARRASD is encoded by the coding sequence GTGCCCGAAACCTCACCACGCGACCGATTCGTGACCGTCTACGGCCGTAAACCGGTGTTGGAAGCCCTGTCCGATCTCGAACTTCGCGTGGACAAGGTAGTTCTCGCCGAGGGAATCAGCGGCGGCATCGTCCGCGAGATCAAGGAAGCGGCCGACGACCGCGCTGTACCGGTGCGGCGCGCCAGCGCGCAACGCGTGAAGGTACTCGCGGGCAACGGACGCCACGACCAGGGTGTGATAGCCGACGTGGTGGCCCGGAAGATGCGTCCGCTGGAAGATGCGCTGGCGGATCCGGCAACCGCGCCCCGCAGCATGCTGCTGCTGGACGGGTTGACCACTCCGGCCAACGTGGGAATGATCCTGCGCACCGCGACGGCTTCGGGCATGGACGGCATCGTGCTGCCGCACCGTGGGGTGGCCAATGTGGACCCGTTGGTGGTCAAGGCTTCGGCGGGAATCGCCTTTCACGCTCCGATCCTGCGCAGCCCGGATGCCGGCACGGCCGCTGAAGCGCTGTCCGAGGCCGGATATCCGTTGTACTCACTGGATGCCCATGCCGGGACGAATCTCTTCCGAGCGGACTTTCCGAACCGGGCGGTGTTCGTGCTCGGTAGTGAAACGGCCGGTCTCTCGGAAGAAGTGGGCCAACGGATCACGGAGCGGTTGCGCATTCCGATGTACGGCGGGGTGGAGTCGTTGAATGTGGCCGCCGCTGCCGGTGTGATCTGCTACGAACTCGCACGAAGAGCTTCCGACTGA
- a CDS encoding hypothetical protein (product_source=Hypo-rule applied) has translation MRIYLPATVRMLREFFEQQQLRPLSGTAFALTPALRESYSSGDAEELEYAAMREAARASLRLISTELGDSREAETEEAPRRVVVSADVRDEEATLRPDLDHAVVRLANPVPWKKIAAVHVDTAEAEEAVRQAAPLIDDADLGEEKAELALGDAEDHELAWFAPQEVPFMLELM, from the coding sequence ATGAGGATCTATTTGCCGGCCACGGTGCGGATGCTGCGGGAGTTCTTCGAACAACAGCAGCTACGGCCGTTGAGTGGCACGGCCTTCGCACTGACTCCCGCCCTGCGGGAGTCGTATTCCAGCGGGGATGCCGAGGAGCTGGAGTACGCGGCCATGCGGGAGGCGGCCCGAGCCTCGCTCCGGCTGATTTCGACGGAGCTCGGTGATTCGCGGGAGGCCGAAACGGAGGAGGCACCTCGACGAGTGGTGGTCTCCGCCGATGTGCGGGACGAGGAGGCCACGCTGCGGCCGGATCTGGACCACGCGGTGGTCCGGCTGGCCAATCCGGTGCCCTGGAAAAAGATCGCCGCGGTGCACGTGGACACCGCCGAGGCAGAGGAAGCGGTGCGGCAGGCGGCTCCGCTCATCGACGATGCGGACCTCGGGGAGGAGAAGGCCGAGCTGGCTCTCGGGGACGCCGAGGATCACGAACTGGCCTGGTTCGCTCCGCAGGAGGTGCCGTTCATGCTCGAACTGATGTGA
- a CDS encoding putative alpha/beta-hydrolase family hydrolase (product_source=COG3571; cog=COG3571; ko=KO:K07020; superfamily=53474), with the protein MTRVEVDTPHGVARAELHSAAEGRAALLLGHGAGGGFEAEDLVCAARTATSSGVHVALVEQPYRVAGRRAPAPVRQLDACWLAVADDLGQRWFPELPLIFGGRSSGARVACRTADAGGASAVLCLAFPLRPPGKPDKDRGDELFAVELPTLVVQGESDPFGEPEPSTNREVVLVPGDHSLRADTGAVSRAVSEWLGRILRLLD; encoded by the coding sequence ATGACAAGAGTAGAGGTGGACACTCCGCACGGGGTGGCCCGTGCCGAACTGCACAGCGCCGCCGAGGGCCGTGCGGCGCTGCTGCTGGGACACGGCGCCGGCGGTGGTTTCGAGGCCGAGGACCTGGTCTGCGCGGCGCGTACCGCCACCTCCTCGGGCGTGCACGTCGCGCTGGTCGAACAGCCCTACCGGGTGGCCGGGCGTCGTGCGCCCGCTCCGGTCCGACAGCTCGACGCCTGCTGGCTGGCCGTGGCCGATGACCTGGGGCAGCGGTGGTTCCCTGAACTCCCGTTGATCTTCGGCGGACGTTCCTCCGGCGCGCGGGTGGCCTGCCGCACGGCCGACGCCGGGGGAGCATCGGCCGTGCTGTGCCTGGCGTTCCCGCTGCGCCCGCCGGGAAAGCCTGACAAGGATCGAGGTGACGAGCTCTTCGCGGTCGAGCTCCCGACCCTGGTGGTGCAGGGCGAGAGCGATCCGTTCGGCGAACCGGAACCGTCCACCAACCGTGAGGTGGTGCTGGTTCCCGGGGACCATTCGTTGCGGGCCGACACGGGAGCGGTTTCGCGTGCCGTCTCCGAGTGGCTCGGCAGGATTCTGCGCCTCCTCGACTGA
- a CDS encoding 3-phosphoshikimate 1-carboxyvinyltransferase (product_source=KO:K00800; cath_funfam=3.65.10.10; cog=COG0128; ko=KO:K00800; pfam=PF00275; superfamily=55205; tigrfam=TIGR01356): MSAPWSAPPAREAVHATVEVAGSKSITNRALVLAALATGPSTLRSPLRSRDTELMAAALRTLGVEVADGPEGEWLIAPGKPHGPATVDCGLAGTVMRFLPPLACLAEGTITFDGDPRARERPLDTVLRALRTLGARVSGDGLPFTIEGSGGMDGGEVTVDASASSQFVSGLLLSAARYERGLTVRHEGESVPSLPHIAMTVQMLRARGVDVDDSEPDTWTVSPGGIEPLELRIEPDLSNAAPFLAAAAVTGGEVTVPGWPERTTQAGDAIRWILREMGAGTRLDERGLTVTGPERLRGVDVDLHEVGELTPTVAALAALAHGESRLRGIAHLRGHETDRLAALRAELTGLGTEASEHPDGLTIVPRPMRGGQWHSYADHRMATAGAILGLRVPGTVIDDITTTGKTLPGFDEMWTKMLGGLR; the protein is encoded by the coding sequence ATGAGCGCACCCTGGTCCGCCCCACCGGCCCGAGAAGCGGTGCACGCCACCGTCGAGGTCGCGGGCTCCAAGTCCATCACCAACCGGGCCCTCGTGCTCGCCGCACTGGCCACGGGTCCCTCGACGCTGCGATCACCGCTACGAAGCAGGGACACCGAACTGATGGCCGCGGCGCTACGCACGCTCGGTGTGGAGGTCGCGGACGGACCCGAGGGCGAATGGCTGATAGCCCCCGGCAAACCGCACGGCCCGGCGACCGTGGACTGCGGGCTGGCCGGAACCGTCATGCGGTTCCTGCCGCCACTGGCGTGTCTGGCCGAGGGCACGATCACCTTCGACGGGGACCCGCGGGCTCGGGAACGACCGCTGGACACGGTGCTTCGAGCGCTGCGGACGCTGGGGGCTCGGGTGAGCGGCGACGGCCTCCCGTTCACGATCGAGGGCTCGGGGGGAATGGACGGTGGTGAAGTCACTGTCGACGCGTCCGCCTCCTCACAGTTCGTGTCCGGGTTGCTGCTTTCGGCCGCTCGGTACGAGCGCGGGCTGACCGTGCGTCACGAGGGGGAATCGGTGCCGTCGCTGCCGCACATCGCGATGACGGTGCAGATGCTGCGTGCGCGGGGTGTGGACGTGGACGACTCGGAACCCGACACCTGGACGGTGTCACCGGGCGGGATCGAGCCGCTGGAGCTGCGGATCGAACCGGATCTGTCCAACGCGGCCCCGTTCCTCGCCGCCGCAGCGGTGACCGGCGGCGAAGTCACCGTGCCTGGCTGGCCCGAGCGAACCACCCAGGCCGGGGACGCCATCCGGTGGATCCTGCGGGAGATGGGGGCCGGGACCCGGCTGGACGAGCGAGGGTTGACCGTCACCGGCCCGGAACGGCTGCGCGGCGTGGACGTGGACCTGCACGAGGTCGGCGAGCTGACCCCTACTGTCGCCGCGCTGGCCGCGTTGGCGCACGGCGAATCGCGACTGCGGGGGATCGCGCATCTGCGCGGACACGAAACCGATCGACTGGCGGCGCTGCGCGCGGAGTTGACCGGTCTGGGCACGGAGGCCTCGGAGCATCCCGACGGGCTGACCATCGTTCCCCGGCCGATGCGAGGGGGGCAGTGGCACTCCTACGCCGACCACCGGATGGCCACGGCGGGAGCGATCCTGGGACTGCGGGTTCCGGGAACGGTGATCGACGACATCACGACCACCGGCAAAACACTTCCCGGGTTCGACGAGATGTGGACGAAGATGCTGGGCGGCCTGCGGTGA
- a CDS encoding hypothetical protein (product_source=Hypo-rule applied; cleavage_site_network=SignalP-noTM; superfamily=89392), with protein sequence MRRTTLALSALALITTLGACGTTSSDQASTGNGGDGQSQSSGSEQTFHQISGLVSQTSNTMDGKQTVTMKMEIEGGSGAQGSMMSAMGGQTCQLDLAASEMSCDGAVPVVMTEKAIYIKMPGSAQSGKPWTKTSTGSAGTTGNMGQLGSMRQYSDIESMLPEGSSIESTEQVTLNGEQATRYEVVTDLSEVMSQSGSSVKGAYELFQKQGIEELRKTVWIGPNDLPMRVKTVTPEMEMMGTEIPETTTKITYSGWGEPVDITVPPADKVQGA encoded by the coding sequence GTGCGCCGCACGACATTGGCACTGTCAGCGTTGGCACTGATCACCACGTTGGGGGCGTGTGGCACGACCTCATCGGACCAGGCGAGCACGGGTAACGGCGGGGACGGGCAGTCGCAGTCCTCCGGCTCCGAGCAGACCTTCCACCAGATCTCCGGACTCGTGTCACAGACGTCCAACACCATGGACGGTAAGCAAACGGTGACGATGAAGATGGAGATCGAGGGCGGCTCCGGCGCCCAGGGGTCGATGATGTCCGCCATGGGCGGCCAGACCTGTCAACTCGACCTCGCCGCGAGCGAGATGTCCTGTGACGGCGCCGTTCCGGTCGTGATGACCGAAAAGGCCATCTACATCAAGATGCCGGGTTCCGCGCAGAGCGGGAAGCCGTGGACGAAGACCAGTACGGGTTCCGCCGGTACGACCGGCAACATGGGTCAGCTCGGGAGCATGCGGCAGTACTCGGACATCGAGTCCATGCTGCCGGAGGGATCGAGCATCGAAAGCACCGAGCAGGTGACGCTCAACGGTGAGCAGGCCACCAGGTACGAGGTGGTCACCGATCTGAGCGAGGTCATGTCCCAGTCCGGGAGTTCGGTCAAGGGCGCTTACGAGCTCTTCCAGAAGCAGGGCATCGAGGAACTGCGGAAGACCGTGTGGATCGGCCCGAACGACCTGCCGATGCGGGTGAAGACGGTCACTCCCGAGATGGAGATGATGGGGACCGAGATCCCCGAGACGACGACGAAGATCACCTACTCCGGTTGGGGTGAACCGGTCGACATCACGGTTCCGCCCGCCGACAAGGTCCAGGGCGCCTGA